The Metabacillus schmidteae genome has a segment encoding these proteins:
- a CDS encoding urease subunit gamma: MKLTSREQEKLMIVVAADLARRRQQRGLKLNYPEAIAILTYEVLEGARDGRTVSELMQYGRQILSRDDVMEGIPEMINDIQVEATFPDGTKLVTVHEPIQ; this comes from the coding sequence ATGAAGCTTACTTCTCGTGAGCAAGAAAAACTGATGATCGTTGTGGCAGCAGATTTAGCGAGGCGGCGACAACAAAGAGGCTTAAAGCTTAACTATCCGGAGGCTATCGCTATTTTAACCTATGAGGTACTAGAAGGAGCACGTGATGGAAGAACGGTATCAGAATTAATGCAGTATGGGCGTCAAATTCTATCGAGAGACGACGTGATGGAAGGTATTCCTGAAATGATTAATGATATTCAGGTTGAAGCAACGTTTCCGGACGGTACGAAGTTAGTGACAGTTCATGAACCTATTCAATAA